One stretch of Fictibacillus sp. b24 DNA includes these proteins:
- the pruA gene encoding L-glutamate gamma-semialdehyde dehydrogenase — MTREYRHEPFMDFSVPANKEAYEAGLKLINSKLGTEFPLVIGSEKITTDEKIVSINPANKEEVIGSVSKATQDHAEQAMQAALTAFESWKKWDPEHRANILFRAAAIIRRRKYEFSAMLTKEAGKPWKEADADTAEAIDFLEYYARQAIKLKAGQPVVSREGEINKFNYIPLGVGIVISPFNFPFAIMAGTAAAAFVSGNTVLLKPANSTPVIAAMFVQVMEEAGLPAGVLNFVPGSGAEIGDYLVDHPKTRFVSFTGSREVGCRIYERAAKVHPGQIWLKRVIAEMGGKDTVVVDRDADLELAASSIVYSAFGFSGQKCSAGSRAVIHQDVYDEVLEKAVALTKTLTMGNPEEVGTYMGPVIDQASFNKIMKYIEIGKEEGRLMTGGEGDDSKGYFIQPTIFADVDEKARLMQEEIFGPVVAVCKARDFDHMMEIANNTDYGLTGALLSNNREHIERAREEFHVGNFYINRGCTGAIVGYQPFGGFNMSGTDSKAGGPDYLTLHMQAKTTSETL, encoded by the coding sequence ATGACACGTGAATACCGTCATGAACCATTTATGGACTTTTCAGTTCCTGCAAACAAGGAAGCTTACGAAGCAGGCTTGAAACTTATTAACTCAAAGCTTGGTACAGAGTTTCCGCTTGTTATCGGCAGTGAAAAAATCACGACAGACGAGAAGATTGTTTCTATAAATCCAGCTAACAAAGAAGAAGTGATTGGATCTGTTTCTAAAGCGACTCAAGATCATGCTGAGCAAGCGATGCAAGCTGCATTAACAGCTTTCGAATCTTGGAAAAAGTGGGATCCTGAGCACCGCGCGAACATCTTGTTCCGTGCAGCAGCGATCATCCGCCGCCGTAAATATGAATTCTCCGCTATGCTTACAAAAGAAGCAGGTAAGCCATGGAAAGAAGCAGATGCTGACACAGCTGAAGCTATCGACTTTTTAGAATACTATGCACGCCAAGCGATCAAACTTAAAGCTGGACAACCAGTAGTAAGCCGCGAAGGCGAAATCAATAAATTTAACTATATTCCACTTGGAGTAGGTATCGTTATCTCTCCATTTAACTTCCCGTTTGCGATCATGGCAGGTACTGCAGCAGCTGCGTTCGTTTCTGGTAACACGGTATTGTTGAAGCCAGCGAACTCAACTCCAGTTATTGCAGCGATGTTCGTTCAAGTGATGGAAGAAGCAGGACTTCCTGCAGGCGTACTTAACTTTGTTCCTGGAAGTGGAGCAGAAATCGGTGACTACCTAGTAGACCACCCGAAAACACGTTTCGTATCCTTCACAGGTTCTCGTGAAGTTGGCTGCCGCATCTATGAGCGCGCAGCAAAAGTACACCCTGGCCAAATTTGGTTAAAGCGTGTAATTGCTGAAATGGGCGGAAAAGATACTGTTGTTGTTGACCGTGACGCTGATCTTGAATTAGCAGCTAGCTCAATCGTTTACTCTGCATTCGGATTCTCTGGACAAAAATGTTCTGCTGGATCTCGTGCTGTTATCCACCAAGACGTGTATGATGAAGTTTTAGAAAAAGCTGTAGCTCTTACTAAGACTTTAACAATGGGCAACCCTGAAGAAGTTGGAACTTATATGGGGCCTGTAATCGACCAAGCTTCTTTCAACAAAATCATGAAGTACATTGAAATTGGTAAAGAAGAAGGCCGTCTGATGACTGGTGGAGAAGGCGACGACTCTAAAGGTTACTTCATCCAGCCAACAATCTTTGCTGATGTAGATGAAAAAGCTCGCTTGATGCAAGAAGAAATCTTTGGACCAGTTGTAGCTGTATGTAAAGCTCGTGACTTCGATCACATGATGGAAATCGCAAACAACACAGATTACGGTCTTACAGGTGCACTTCTTTCTAACAACCGTGAGCACATCGAGCGCGCGCGCGAAGAGTTCCATGTAGGTAACTTCTACATCAACCGGGGATGTACAGGTGCAATCGTTGGATACCAGCCGTTCGGCGGATTCAACATGTCTGGAACTGACTCAAAAGCAGGCGGACCAGACTACCTAACACTTCACATGCAAGCAAAAACAACTTCTGAAACACTATAA
- a CDS encoding YciI family protein yields the protein MAYFAAILHMEKPELNQEFRQAHLDYLAELVAQDKVHLKGPFLDGAGGMVVYKAESLDEAQNLAQEDPYVKEGVRRLELHEWGI from the coding sequence ATGGCATATTTCGCAGCAATTTTACATATGGAAAAACCGGAACTCAACCAAGAATTCCGTCAGGCGCACCTTGATTACCTAGCAGAACTTGTGGCACAGGATAAGGTTCATTTAAAAGGACCATTCTTGGATGGAGCAGGCGGTATGGTGGTTTACAAAGCAGAGTCACTAGACGAAGCTCAAAACTTAGCGCAAGAAGATCCTTACGTAAAAGAAGGAGTGCGCCGCTTAGAACTTCATGAGTGGGGAATTTAA
- a CDS encoding DUF3905 domain-containing protein produces MSKDKEQKKSLPEVDLDETMPHQISSPDFKETGMKMQAPFVNEHGVVIGDSFYDSSNSPLNNWSTDTDPEVMAGEEWVHPTNDIGWNTNMNRDLIEKKSPPKEGMLRHPTKDSSYGKD; encoded by the coding sequence ATGTCAAAAGATAAAGAGCAAAAGAAGAGTCTTCCTGAAGTCGATCTAGATGAAACGATGCCGCACCAGATCAGTTCTCCAGACTTCAAGGAAACAGGTATGAAGATGCAAGCGCCATTTGTAAACGAACATGGCGTAGTAATCGGAGATAGCTTTTACGATTCGTCCAATTCTCCTCTCAACAACTGGAGTACGGACACGGATCCTGAAGTTATGGCAGGAGAAGAGTGGGTGCATCCTACGAACGATATCGGTTGGAACACAAATATGAACCGCGATCTCATCGAAAAGAAGTCACCGCCAAAAGAAGGCATGCTCCGGCATCCGACAAAAGATTCGAGCTACGGAAAAGACTAA
- a CDS encoding CamS family sex pheromone protein, with the protein MMKRVGLLFLSTVLVLTGCLGNDELEKEEKVVQEKGKKEEKAIITGEINTGEKYYRSIFPFEPGGARGVIRFGVDNRLDINEFEMGLMRIAQDTFNTDKYFFQEGQFLNEPTVTNWLRRADEEPGKSKSEFDQTGLNPKLGAKVAQSDSGYVDKILEANKNNPKYLSYVLEHNYLVQSGDGKVKLGGVVIGLSFNSTYYYNVNKDSLIYPGEVKLDRARVKQEAQKIAGQVASRLRTDPKLKDVPIVFALYQEEERDSVTPGNFFASGVVKKGSNSISSWEDVDEDYLLFPSDTASKKKRSDYEKFTTFKSKVQEYFPNFIGVIGKGFYKDGNLERITIEIPVQFRGKAEIISFTQFVATSALGELPNVPVEVYIGSAVDQPEALIVKDETTQEEPFVHIYRK; encoded by the coding sequence ATGATGAAACGGGTTGGACTCCTTTTCTTAAGCACTGTACTTGTTTTGACCGGCTGTTTGGGGAATGATGAGCTGGAAAAAGAAGAAAAGGTCGTGCAAGAAAAGGGGAAAAAGGAAGAAAAAGCGATTATTACAGGGGAGATTAACACTGGTGAAAAGTACTATCGAAGCATTTTTCCGTTCGAACCAGGTGGAGCCCGTGGTGTAATCCGTTTTGGTGTTGATAACCGTCTAGATATTAACGAGTTTGAAATGGGCTTAATGCGTATCGCACAAGACACGTTCAACACGGACAAATATTTTTTCCAAGAAGGACAGTTTCTCAATGAGCCAACGGTAACAAACTGGCTAAGAAGAGCTGATGAAGAACCAGGAAAAAGCAAGAGTGAGTTTGACCAAACTGGTCTGAACCCTAAATTAGGTGCAAAAGTAGCCCAAAGTGATAGTGGATATGTTGATAAGATACTTGAAGCAAACAAGAACAACCCTAAGTACCTTTCCTATGTACTTGAGCATAACTACCTTGTTCAAAGCGGTGACGGCAAAGTAAAACTTGGCGGTGTTGTAATCGGATTGTCTTTTAACTCAACGTATTATTACAATGTGAACAAAGATAGCCTAATCTATCCAGGTGAAGTTAAGCTTGACCGTGCCAGGGTAAAACAAGAGGCTCAGAAAATTGCCGGACAAGTGGCGAGCCGTTTGCGTACGGATCCAAAACTAAAGGATGTACCGATCGTTTTTGCTCTTTATCAAGAAGAAGAGCGCGACTCTGTAACTCCAGGAAACTTTTTTGCGTCAGGTGTTGTAAAAAAAGGAAGCAATTCGATCAGCTCTTGGGAAGACGTGGATGAAGACTACCTATTGTTCCCATCAGATACAGCATCTAAAAAGAAACGCAGCGACTACGAGAAGTTCACGACTTTTAAATCAAAGGTTCAAGAATATTTCCCGAACTTTATCGGTGTAATCGGAAAAGGGTTTTATAAGGACGGAAACTTAGAGCGTATCACGATTGAAATACCCGTTCAGTTCCGCGGTAAAGCAGAAATCATCTCCTTTACTCAGTTTGTTGCGACTTCCGCGCTGGGAGAACTGCCGAATGTGCCAGTAGAAGTGTATATTGGCTCAGCCGTTGATCAGCCAGAAGCGCTTATCGTAAAAGACGAAACAACGCAAGAAGAACCGTTTGTGCATATTTACCGTAAATAG
- the gatB gene encoding Asp-tRNA(Asn)/Glu-tRNA(Gln) amidotransferase subunit GatB codes for MSEFETIIGLEVHVELKTNSKIFCGCSTNFGAPPNTNVCPICLGHPGVLPVVNHQAVDFAMRAALALNCEINRETKFDRKNYFYPDNPKAYQVSQFDKPIGEHGWIEIEVGGNKKKIGITRIHMEEDAGKLTHTADGSLVDLNRQGTPLVEIVSEPDIRTPEEAYAYLEKLKAIIQYTGVSDCKMEEGSLRCDANISIRPVGQEKFGTKAELKNLNSFAFVQKGLEHEEKRQREVVSAGGEILQETRRYDEASKTTILMRVKEGSDDYRYFPEPDLVSIFIDEEWMDRVKSDIPELPDARQKRYVGDFGLPEYDAKVLTMTKEMADFFEATLTAGADAKQASNWIMGEVSAYLNNEGRELDQTALTAEGLAGMIKLIANGTISNKIAKTVFKELIENGGDAEKIVKEKGLVQISDEGAIREIVVKILDANEQSVADYKDGKEKAVGFLVGQVMKETKGKANPPLVNKLIVEELKKR; via the coding sequence ATGAGTGAATTTGAAACGATAATTGGATTAGAAGTACACGTAGAATTAAAAACAAACTCTAAGATTTTCTGCGGCTGTTCTACAAACTTTGGTGCTCCGCCGAACACGAATGTTTGTCCAATCTGCTTAGGACACCCTGGCGTGCTGCCTGTTGTGAACCATCAAGCCGTAGATTTTGCGATGCGTGCAGCACTTGCGCTAAACTGCGAAATCAATAGAGAAACAAAATTTGACCGCAAGAACTACTTTTATCCAGACAATCCGAAAGCGTATCAAGTGTCACAGTTTGATAAACCGATCGGTGAGCACGGCTGGATTGAGATTGAAGTTGGCGGAAATAAAAAGAAGATCGGTATTACACGCATCCATATGGAAGAGGATGCTGGAAAGCTGACGCATACAGCAGACGGCTCCCTTGTTGACTTGAACCGTCAAGGAACGCCACTTGTTGAGATCGTATCGGAGCCCGATATTCGTACGCCTGAAGAAGCATATGCCTATTTAGAAAAGTTAAAAGCCATCATTCAATACACGGGTGTATCGGATTGTAAAATGGAAGAAGGTTCGCTGCGCTGTGACGCGAACATCTCTATCCGTCCAGTTGGTCAAGAAAAGTTCGGAACAAAGGCAGAGCTTAAGAACTTAAACTCGTTTGCTTTCGTTCAAAAAGGACTGGAACACGAAGAGAAGCGCCAGCGTGAAGTGGTTTCAGCAGGAGGAGAAATCCTTCAAGAGACGCGCCGCTATGATGAAGCGTCAAAAACGACAATTCTTATGCGTGTAAAAGAAGGATCTGACGACTATCGCTATTTCCCTGAGCCTGATCTTGTGTCCATTTTTATTGATGAAGAATGGATGGATCGTGTGAAGTCTGACATTCCAGAACTTCCAGATGCGCGCCAAAAGCGTTATGTAGGTGACTTCGGACTTCCAGAGTACGATGCGAAGGTTCTTACGATGACAAAAGAGATGGCAGATTTCTTTGAAGCGACACTCACGGCTGGTGCAGATGCGAAGCAGGCATCTAACTGGATCATGGGTGAAGTGAGTGCTTATTTAAATAACGAAGGCAGAGAGCTCGATCAAACAGCTCTAACAGCTGAAGGTCTTGCTGGCATGATCAAGCTGATTGCAAACGGGACGATCTCGAATAAAATTGCTAAGACTGTTTTCAAAGAGTTGATTGAAAACGGTGGCGATGCAGAGAAAATTGTTAAAGAAAAAGGTCTTGTGCAGATCTCAGATGAAGGCGCAATCCGCGAAATCGTCGTGAAGATCCTCGATGCGAACGAACAGTCTGTTGCCGACTACAAAGACGGCAAAGAAAAAGCGGTTGGATTCCTTGTTGGACAAGTGATGAAAGAAACAAAAGGGAAAGCAAACCCTCCGCTTGTAAACAAGCTGATTGTGGAAGAACTGAAAAAGAGATAA
- a CDS encoding TetR/AcrR family transcriptional regulator, with amino-acid sequence MSKKQLIMESALELFAKQGFEATSVQQITEHAGISKGAFYLSFKSKDELIIALIDHFMLEFISGIDHVVKNHNNDKNLLNEFYKAAFHSFQRHSDFAKIFIKEQSQTVNEELITKMHHYDKLIDKIILGMLERLYGEEVRHTKYDLIYCVKGFLHTYSHLFLFFNVPLDLNLLSGSLAEKTCLLARHSETTFISEELYQSFNEMPKEEGTKEQLIEIIEQKIEEVEESTESESLILLKQHVQEPSLSPAIVKGLLSNLKDHPKCKQISYVLRNYLEL; translated from the coding sequence ATGAGTAAAAAACAATTAATTATGGAAAGTGCCCTTGAACTCTTTGCAAAACAAGGTTTCGAAGCAACTTCTGTACAGCAGATAACCGAACATGCCGGTATTTCCAAAGGTGCTTTTTACTTATCTTTCAAGTCAAAGGACGAATTGATCATTGCACTGATAGATCACTTTATGCTGGAATTCATCTCAGGTATTGACCATGTAGTCAAAAATCATAATAACGACAAAAATCTATTAAACGAATTTTACAAAGCTGCGTTTCATTCCTTTCAAAGGCATTCTGATTTTGCCAAAATTTTTATAAAAGAACAATCGCAAACCGTTAACGAAGAACTCATTACTAAAATGCATCACTATGACAAACTAATCGATAAAATTATTTTAGGGATGTTGGAGCGTTTATACGGCGAGGAAGTCAGACATACAAAATATGATCTCATTTATTGTGTAAAAGGCTTCTTGCATACCTATTCACATCTATTTTTATTCTTTAACGTACCATTGGACCTGAATTTATTAAGCGGGTCACTTGCAGAAAAGACCTGTTTGCTTGCGAGGCATTCTGAGACAACTTTTATTTCTGAAGAGCTTTACCAATCATTTAACGAAATGCCGAAAGAAGAAGGTACGAAGGAGCAACTCATCGAAATTATTGAACAAAAAATAGAAGAAGTTGAAGAGTCTACTGAGAGTGAATCCTTAATTCTGCTGAAACAGCACGTTCAAGAGCCAAGCCTAAGTCCAGCTATAGTAAAAGGGCTGCTGTCAAACCTCAAAGACCACCCCAAATGTAAGCAAATCTCTTATGTACTTCGGAATTATCTGGAGTTATAG
- a CDS encoding short-chain fatty acid transporter: MNNTELNFKKEKFRKDETFLTKSADYLSTWSQKYVPDAFVIAVLLTLFVFLIAFFINPTKPQEIVKSWGDGFWTYLAFTMQMVLLMVTGMTLASVPFMNRTLQSIAKLANSPQKAYILTFLISALAYYINWGLAVVVGAIMAKEVAKKNSKAHFPLLVAAAYAPTALYSAGLSSSIGLTIATEDHFLADVMGVIPTSETIFSTSTIIIFLSLLITLPIIIVLMAPKKNIVSFNPSHFTNETIDKPSKQNLTLAEKLEWTPFLGITLGTIGIFYCAYEFFNGRSLDLNIINIFFLSLGLLLHGSLNNFAQGFTEATQSISPIILQFPFYAGIIAVLGSSGLGAGIIEWMSSIASKETFDIFTYWSAGLVNLLAPSGGGQWALQGPLQIPAGLELGVDPATVAMAVGWGDAWTNLIQPFWALPLLGVLGLKIKDIMGYCFILCIWVGIVTSVLMLFLY, translated from the coding sequence ATGAATAACACGGAACTCAATTTTAAAAAAGAAAAGTTTCGGAAAGATGAAACATTCCTTACTAAAAGTGCTGACTATTTATCTACTTGGTCTCAAAAGTATGTACCTGACGCATTTGTTATTGCAGTATTACTTACATTGTTCGTATTTCTTATAGCATTTTTCATTAATCCTACTAAACCCCAAGAGATTGTTAAATCATGGGGAGATGGATTCTGGACTTATTTAGCCTTTACCATGCAGATGGTATTATTAATGGTTACCGGTATGACTCTGGCAAGTGTTCCTTTCATGAATAGGACTTTACAATCCATCGCTAAATTAGCTAATTCCCCACAAAAAGCATATATTCTAACGTTCCTTATCAGTGCACTAGCTTATTACATAAACTGGGGTTTAGCTGTTGTTGTAGGTGCAATTATGGCTAAAGAAGTTGCAAAGAAGAATTCTAAAGCTCATTTCCCTCTTCTAGTAGCTGCCGCCTATGCTCCTACTGCTTTATATAGCGCTGGTCTTTCAAGTTCAATCGGGTTAACCATAGCTACAGAAGATCACTTCCTTGCTGATGTTATGGGTGTTATTCCTACCTCTGAAACAATATTCAGTACGTCCACCATCATTATTTTTTTATCACTCCTAATTACATTACCTATTATAATCGTACTTATGGCTCCCAAGAAAAACATTGTAAGTTTTAATCCAAGTCACTTTACCAATGAAACAATTGATAAACCCTCTAAACAAAACTTAACACTTGCTGAAAAACTTGAATGGACACCTTTTTTAGGTATTACCCTTGGTACAATTGGAATTTTCTATTGCGCATACGAGTTTTTTAATGGCCGGAGTCTGGACTTAAATATAATTAATATTTTCTTTTTATCCCTTGGTTTACTTTTACATGGTTCACTAAACAATTTTGCTCAGGGGTTTACAGAAGCAACCCAATCGATTTCACCAATAATACTGCAGTTCCCTTTTTATGCAGGGATAATTGCGGTGCTTGGTAGTTCTGGTTTAGGAGCAGGTATTATTGAATGGATGTCATCAATAGCATCTAAAGAAACCTTTGATATTTTCACATATTGGTCAGCTGGATTAGTGAACTTGCTCGCTCCTTCTGGTGGTGGTCAATGGGCACTTCAAGGTCCTCTCCAGATCCCAGCTGGTTTAGAACTTGGGGTAGATCCAGCTACGGTAGCTATGGCTGTGGGTTGGGGAGATGCATGGACAAATTTAATTCAACCGTTCTGGGCTCTCCCTCTTTTAGGAGTACTTGGTTTGAAGATAAAAGACATCATGGGATACTGCTTTATCCTTTGCATTTGGGTTGGTATAGTTACAAGTGTACTTATGCTCTTTTTGTATTAA
- the gatC gene encoding Asp-tRNA(Asn)/Glu-tRNA(Gln) amidotransferase subunit GatC, with protein MSRISKEQVKHVAHLARLAVTEEEAELLTEQLDKIIGFAEELNELDTDNVEPTTHVLELKNVLREDEVRNSVSVDEAMKNAPAQKDGQFKVPNILE; from the coding sequence TTGTCTCGAATTTCGAAAGAACAAGTGAAACACGTGGCGCATTTAGCCAGGTTAGCCGTTACGGAAGAAGAAGCCGAACTGCTTACTGAACAATTAGATAAAATTATCGGGTTTGCGGAAGAATTGAACGAACTTGACACAGATAACGTGGAGCCGACTACACACGTATTGGAACTGAAGAATGTCCTTCGTGAAGATGAAGTGAGAAATTCTGTATCAGTAGATGAGGCGATGAAAAATGCGCCAGCACAAAAGGACGGCCAGTTTAAAGTTCCGAACATTTTGGAGTAG
- the gatA gene encoding Asp-tRNA(Asn)/Glu-tRNA(Gln) amidotransferase subunit GatA, with the protein MSILDKKISELHQLLHTKELSVTDIVDATFDRIHQVDDKVKAFLTLNEEYSRIKAKQLDEKLVSGADRGLLFGMPIGIKDNIVTKGIRTTCASRILENFEPIYDATVVERLNQADTITIGKLNMDEFAMGSSNENSGFHPTHNPWDLSCVPGGSSGASAASVSAGEVLFSLGSDTGGSIRQPAAFCGVVGLKPTYGLVSRYGLVAFASSLDQIGPVTRNVEDNAYLLQAIAGNDPMDSTSAKVNIPDYLASFTGDVRGLKIAVPKEYLGEGVEPGVKERIMEALKVLERLGATWEEVSLPHSRYALATYYLLSSSEASANLSRFDGVRYGLRSDNSDNLIEMYKQSRSEGFGEEVKRRIMLGTFALSSGYYDAYYKKAQKVRTLIKEDFTNIFEKYDVIIGPTTPSASFKCGSMTKDPLTMYMNDILTIPVNLAGVPAISVPCGFSDGLPIGLQIIGKHFDESTIYRVAHAFEQATDHHTEKPKL; encoded by the coding sequence ATGTCGATTTTAGATAAAAAGATCTCAGAACTGCATCAGTTATTACATACAAAAGAATTGAGTGTAACTGACATTGTGGATGCGACGTTTGACCGTATTCATCAAGTAGATGATAAGGTAAAAGCATTTTTAACATTAAATGAAGAATACAGCCGCATTAAGGCTAAACAATTAGATGAGAAACTTGTTTCCGGTGCTGACAGAGGACTGTTATTTGGTATGCCGATCGGAATCAAGGATAACATCGTAACAAAAGGGATTCGTACAACATGTGCGTCTCGAATTCTAGAAAACTTTGAACCGATCTATGATGCGACCGTTGTTGAACGCTTAAATCAAGCAGACACGATCACGATCGGAAAATTGAACATGGATGAGTTTGCGATGGGGTCATCGAACGAAAACTCAGGATTCCACCCTACACACAATCCGTGGGACCTATCATGTGTGCCAGGCGGTTCTTCAGGTGCGTCTGCGGCGTCCGTTTCAGCAGGAGAAGTTCTTTTCTCGCTAGGCTCTGATACGGGCGGATCGATCCGTCAGCCAGCCGCATTCTGTGGTGTTGTTGGATTAAAGCCAACGTACGGCTTGGTTTCACGATATGGTTTAGTCGCGTTTGCATCTTCACTAGACCAAATCGGACCTGTAACACGTAACGTTGAAGACAATGCATACTTGCTGCAAGCGATCGCAGGAAACGACCCGATGGATTCTACTTCTGCAAAAGTAAATATCCCTGATTATCTTGCCTCTTTCACAGGTGATGTAAGAGGGCTTAAGATTGCTGTGCCAAAAGAATATCTTGGTGAAGGTGTAGAACCGGGCGTTAAAGAACGCATTATGGAAGCGTTGAAGGTGCTTGAGAGACTTGGAGCAACTTGGGAAGAAGTATCTCTGCCGCATTCTCGTTATGCTCTTGCAACGTACTACTTGCTGTCATCATCTGAGGCATCTGCTAACCTTTCACGCTTTGATGGTGTTCGTTACGGACTGCGTTCAGATAACAGTGACAACTTGATCGAAATGTACAAGCAGTCCAGAAGTGAAGGGTTTGGTGAGGAAGTAAAACGCCGCATCATGCTTGGAACGTTCGCGTTAAGCTCTGGCTACTATGATGCTTATTATAAAAAGGCTCAAAAAGTACGTACGCTGATTAAAGAAGACTTTACGAACATTTTCGAAAAATACGATGTGATCATCGGGCCGACAACGCCATCTGCATCGTTTAAATGCGGTTCTATGACGAAAGATCCGTTAACGATGTACATGAACGATATCTTAACGATTCCGGTTAACTTAGCTGGTGTGCCTGCGATTTCTGTACCTTGTGGATTCTCAGATGGACTGCCGATCGGACTTCAAATTATCGGTAAGCATTTTGACGAGAGCACGATTTACCGCGTAGCACATGCGTTTGAGCAGGCAACAGATCATCATACAGAAAAGCCGAAGCTGTAG